The stretch of DNA TTGTCCTTTTCTGTCAGCGCTATCTGTTTAACTGAGACCTCTTAATATAGTTGCATAGTAATATGCATAATGGTACACCCACAAGGTGATAATAATACCACACAGATGCTACACTTTTGTACTAAGCTATTATAAGTTGTATGGCAAACAAGTGGAAACATTAGATATATGTATCACACGCTTTGTGTAAATGGACTGTCCCTCAAATGACCGATCCATTAGTATCCTGTAAAACATGCATCTGCCTATAGAAGATCAATTTTCAATCACCAAGACAGCACGATCTTGATTGGCAGGTGCaagacactgcaaaaaaaaaaaaaaaaaaaacagtattcctTTATGATTAGAGTGGCACTACAATGGTAATGCAAGGGTAGCCCAAGATCTGCTATAATAGTATGGGCAAATGGTACAATAATAGCATCCTATAAATGATGTTattctttaatatataaaagatgcatgtCCTTGTTCATGTTAAAAGTCACAATGGGCTGATATTTGGTGCTTAGCTGGCAGGTGCTTCTTGATTATAATTTGTTGCAGTATTATGAATTTGAATACTGACTGTACAACACCATGCtatttaaatagatacagtatgACTATACAGTATACAGGTATTTTTATTCAGCCAGTTTCAGCAACTGCACCCTAACTGTATCTTTACACAATCTCTTCTTATTCCCATTTCAGGTGTTCATTGacttttaacttaaaaaaaaaaaaaaaaaaaaaacaagtaatggCATGTCCTCCTTTGATTCGTTCTGGTCGTGTTTTCATGAGAATTGCATCAAAGCTAAATCATGTgatttctgggttttttttttttttttgttttgttttgttttgttttgttttgtttttctttcctgtgTGCAATTGTGACACATTTCTCTTTAAACTCCTTTCAGCTGATTGGCTCATGACAAGACTGGATAGTAGCTTTCAGATATATCTTCTTAGTCCCttggcttttcatttttttttttttttttttttttttttttttttatgatgatgatgatttaaaTCATTCTGAATTGTTCTTATTCAGGTGGTCTGACCCAAGTTCAGGAGCTCCTTTTCAGTTGTGGttccctgccatagacatgtgttACACAGGCTAGATAAGCCAAATTGTCTTATTGGTAAGCACCGACACCACCTAGTGCACAACAgagtattgccagcaaaacaaaggaaacttgatccaaagtgacAGAGccctagatggcactggctcttatTCTATATCAACGGCAGACAACCGTTGAGCAGTTCCTGAACTCAGGTAAAAGCGTCTTAAAACAAACAccataaacagtttttttgtttgtttgtttgtttgtttgtttgtttactgcaatATGAACCACTtaaaatgactgcaaacatcaatATGACAGGGATCGAACTTCACAAGGCTGGTGTGCGTCTCCTGCATTCTTTCTGTGCACTACACCATGAGAGACCTGattggctgtccagtttgtttgcattctcTAAAGGTAGGAGTGCTGACAAAAATTCAGCTTTGTTATTTTTAAGCACCTGTTCAGGATTAGGATAGCAGGCTGATTGGAAAAAAAGGCTGTTGCACAGGAAATTATACGCAATCGTAAAGGCTCGATCGTGAGCTCTCTTCTTGTAGAAATTTTCACCTATTGCAGGTGCCGTTTCctgtggttttctgttttttcaagTTGTTATAAAAAGATGCTCGCTTATTAAGTTTCCATTCTGTCGACTCCGTCCGCGAATTCCACCCACTCGATTCTCCAACAACATTAACTTGCATAATAAAAACGTGTTTGTCGGATCGCTGGCATACGTGTGTCAGTCATTGTGCCACAGTGACGTTGCTCATCCGCAGTGATAGCTGCCTCACTACCCTTTAACTGGGGTCCAGAATGACGTGATTACAAAAAGTATCCATTACCAACATgcatgaaaaaaattaataaataaaaactttaaacagACCTATATAACAAACTTGTGGGTAAAACGACAAACACAGTTATCAGGTGCTTCCATATTCAAAACAGCATAATTACTTATCGATGAAAACGTAGAACAATAGTCCAAACTAGAGCACAGAATGGCAGGCCTGCTAAATATTATGCAGATCACAGAGGCTACACTTATCAGCTGGACGTTTCGTGTATGCATATAaagagggatgaaatgcattatattttgccgcaaagcaacgtgtaaagaacccatacttgccaacatttagaaactgttcagcgggacctCGTCTCGGGGGTGGGTCATATGCATTATATACATGGGAGGAGTCACACCCAAAAAACACCCCTTATCATATAATAGAGCCGCCCTCCAATtcaacacgaccatcatgacCGTACAAGCAGATATAATGAAGCGTTCTTGCCTTTGtatagtgatcagcagatgtgccAGCCGCACGAACAGCACAGCGTGTGGGGTTCATTAACTACTGTGcagaatgcatgcatttttttctatgggtaaatatcgggactttcttcctatgtatTGGGACAAGGGACaattgctaggaaatcgggacagTCCCCACTATATAGGGAATGTTGGCATGCATGTGAATAAATAactattagtatgattttaaccgaggTTTTTCTCCATTAAAGGGTGGTTCAGCTAGTACTTCAATCACGCGCCTGTCACCGACGCTTTTTCTAGTCTCTCGTAGCATGTGGCTCCAAGTTGAATTTGTCTCCTCTAGCTGGTCGCAAACCTGAAGAACGAACCAGCTTTTATTTCTTCACCAAGAGTTATTTTTGGAATTCTttttaaggtgtttttgtttgtttgtttttcaggagaTTGTAAATCATTTTCCTACTGCGTTTAACAATTGGAAATCATCGTGTCATTAAACTGCCCCTGAGATTAAGATCTAAAAAATACCGGGTCTGCTTAGTAGCATTGAACAGATCTCTCGTAAAGATAAGGAGCGTTTCACGGCTTTTCCGCCACCTGCAGGTCTGAGATACAGCATGGTGCTGAGTCTGTGATGGCACgttaaagctattttttttattattatttttaacccaTGACACGCAAACTAATGAAAGCATGTTGGGCTGTTCTGtcagtgtgcctgtgtgtgtgtgtgtgtgtgtgtgtgtgtgtgtgtgtgtgtgtgtgttttaagtctTTGTAAGTGCTTttgagctgctcttcagttcaatTGACGGTTGCAGACATGTTTAATGTAGGCTAGACAGGCAAAGTGCTTTTATGTTAGTAAGTGCCAGGACACTCCAGTGCAGTGGTTTTGAACCTGTGGTGTGCAGGTACTTGACAGGCTTGCAACTGGGACACACCTGCAGTTGTTCTTTATGACAGTACTCCCCTTAGTCACATTATCGTGTCAATCTTTTTATACCTCTGAATCACAGAGTAATGAGAAATTACGATGAGAGATGATGGGGAACCAAAGCAGCCACACTGTGTTGTTGATTGCTCTGAACTTTTGTCAGATAATTAGATGATGCCTTCACATTTTCAGTGATTACttgcagacacaaaaaaaaaaaaaaaaaaaacacagttgtaaTGGGGTGGGTCTCTGTTTTATAAGAGCCGTTTAAGATCTCACATAGTTGCTGGtgcacctggtggtccctgctggaaacactggtacttgagatggaAGAGTTGAAAACCACTTCTCAATGACGTTGTCTCTTACATCTTATTAAGATGCTTTGGTGAATCTAGCCTATGTTATACAGTTTGTCTCTGGTAAGTATCTTGAAATGAAGAGGATCTCCTGTACTTGGGTGAAAGCACGGACATGCTAAGAAAGACTAAAACAGCTATAAATGCTGCTAGCATGACTTTCCAGGATTCGCTATTGGGAAGTCCTATAGAATACTATCAGTGATTCCACCTGTCTGTCAATCTACTGTATCTTAAATTATGTAGTCAACTAGGACAAGGCAGCTGTGCCCTTAATCTGAGGGAACAAATGGCCGTCATTCCTTAGCTCAAAATGCCCTCGTCCAATGATAAAGAATGTAGTCTACTACATTAGTCTGCACTGCTATCCAACAGGACGCTGCTGTAGGATTCATGTATGGCAGTGTTGTTGTGGGTTGCAGTAAATTGTTACAAACGGTGCAGTAATGTTGCTTGGTAATGCTTTTCCACTGTGGTTGAACTCATACGGTATTTTTCATATGGGTCATATTACATAAAAAACGAACATGACCGCACTAGAGCCTTCTGCTTATTCTCAGAGCAGACTTCATTCGCTCAGACGTGTGCTCTGTCGAGATGACCCCCTTTCATTGCCTCCTGGGCTTTACTTCATTAGAAAGGGGGACttgacagtttgtttacattcaatAAAGGTAGTTTTAGTCACAGGCCCTCCTCCCGTCTAGAAGTCTTCAGCCCACTTGCATATGAACTAGCTTTAGATTCTTACTGCAAATTTTCATGCTACATGGTGTTATATAGCTGTATTATGTTTGAAATTGTCCCACAATAATGCTctgttttatataattaaaatcactacagatttttttaatggtacagCATTTAAAAGAACCACAAGTTGTCACTGAGCACATGTATAAACGTACAGCATAGCAGAGACAAGATGGTGCATTTGGCGCCTACAACAAATCAACACACCCCTGCGTGGGGAGGGTGTGAGGAACTagctttagggttagggttggtttTGCTTTTTAGAGTCTGCTGAATGCCAGCTTGGTGAGCAAAGCTCCGAACATTAAAGCAGGGTTGTAGAAAAGGGCAGCCCCAGCGTTATGACTGGCACTCTTTCCTTTGTGGGGTCCATTGCAGTCTTCTGTGAAGCAGCAGTCCATCTTCATGCCAGAGTTGCTGTTGTGGGCTTTGTCACAGAAGGCCTTGTAAGTACAGGACTTCATGACTGTGTCTGAAATGAGGGGAGAGACAAAGCACTAGATGTACAGTTTGCAGTGTAGAGGTCACATCTTACAATGTCTCTAACGTACAAGTGCAGTATGATTGATGACCAGGACCTATATCTGCTGTATCTACTGAATagtataaaataagaaatgcCAAGGAATAGTTTCATAACAGCTGGATAAATGGTCCCAGATGTCatacaacaaattaaaattaCTGATTTTACACTATGATGAATAATGTGTGTTCAAGATGCATGTAGATATGTAACTGTGACACATACAGACACATCCATATATTCCCACAATCTGACACACCCAATAATTTCTGCTAAGTAATGTTTAAACCAAGTTACATCACAATTTAACTTTCCAGATATCTACAGAagtgtatgtgtgacatgcatgCACATGGACGACTGCCTTGTCTATCTACCCTTAACTGGGCATTTTATCCCTGCATAAAATAtcactttgtatataattttcAGTTTAACTCTAAGTTAATATGGTGgctttttaaaacctttgttcTATGTAATATGTCTTCCATCCACAGGAGGACAGCGTTGCAATCTGTACCAGCTGCACCTAGACAGCAGTTGAAGAGCGCTTTTGTTGTTTTGTCAATTTGAAAGTTCCAAGCTCCTAGCGGGGGTAATCTCAGTGCTCATGGCTCGAGCAGTTTCTTCTCCCAGTGACTGCACTCTGCCACAGCTTTGCGGCTTCACTGTGTGCTGTGTCAGCGGATTCTGGTGGTTTGCTCGAAGGATGGCCTGATGATTCAGGGTCTGTTTCAGTTCCTACCCTTATTATGCTGAATCACTGTTTCCTATTACATCTTTTTAGTGGGAATGAAATGTGGTGAATGTTATTAAAAGGGCTGCTGTGGTGGCATCAAAACTTGAACTATTCTACAGTCTTTACCAGATAGGCCTTGTCTCtcatccaaaataataataaggccTAACAGCTGCTTCTCTGGaagttttcattttgtatacGTTGCAACACttatttatatatagaaaaacaaacgTATATCTTGCACTAAAATGATTACAATGAGAAATCATATTGTTTTGCCCTCTACTGAGCCACAAGTGCCACTGCAGACCTTCGTTTTGCACAGAGGTTCTGCATCCAACTAATTTGCTTAACTTTTCATGCTCCTAAGAGCTTGCAACATGAATTGCAATTTAATAAATAACCACCAGGGGTCGGTCGGGGTCTTAACCCATTGGGTGCTACAGTAAGGACTAGAATGAGACTGACGCGTGTAACTGGGCGAAAGGAGAAGCGGTTTGTTGTAAAAGGAGCAGGCTTGAGAACACTGCAGTTAGTGTCGGTTGTTCTGTTCACAGTTGCTCGCAGCTATCACATTTGAATCCAGATTGGTGAAGGTTATGCAGCTGAGTGCTGGGAAGCCTTACCGGACGAGGTAACATGCAATGTGAAAAAGGAGCTGATAGTCGGCAGTATTTTAGATCCACGGTTTTCCCTGATTTTAGAATGATCATTTTTGATTCTGCTTTGAAATATTGCATGTTCTGTGGTATGCAACAGGTTATATAAATCTGCACACTTTCCAATTTGATCCTTTACCTCAGGGCTGTGCAATGCATCTTGATTCATACTGAGCTCCACAATATGGCTACTGAAGCCGTGTCTTAGTGTACTATCATgccagctttgcagtaaacttttttttgttgttcttctcCATATCCAACACTCTCTGGGTTGGACAGCTCTGAATTAGTTATTACTGAAACCGCTTAGCGTTCAGTTGGCTTGTGTCTCTAATGTGTTACAGGGCTTGGTACAATCGAGAAGGTGTTTTGCACTGCAGCTTGACCCCACCGCATGTCTGATTCCCCCAGACCCCCGCACTTACTTGTTCCCGTGATGGTGGAGCAGGCGTCTGCATACTGGGGGCAGCTCTGCGATCCTTGGCGATTGCATTCGTCCACATTGGCCGACACGCAGGTGTGGCATTTCAAGCCCTCGCCTTTGCACACGGAACAAGAAAAGACAGCTGATTTGACACTAAGCAGTGCTGGTAACAGGAGGGTTTCACGCATGGGAAAGGAGGTTCTTAATTCTGTGGCGACTGTCGCGTTTCTTTTGTCCTCGGGTCTTCCTGATGGGGAAAACTAGGGAAGGAAATAAACTACAACTCATCTAATTTAACCCATTACTGTAGTGACTGGGCATTTAGGGCAGTTTAAGACAGGTGAATGCTAATCCAAGGTGATTCTTTCACCTTCTGGGTTTTTTACAGGTGATCTTGCTTGGTTTAGTTGATTGTAATGGCTTTCTAGTGCTACATGTTGGTTGCAAGGTAATTTTTGGAAACAATATTCACTGCTCCACAGTATATGTACCATTTCCACTGTCACGAACCCTCCACTAGACTTATATGTTTTACGCGTatgttttacagtgtttatatATGTGTCACAATATATTTTCTATGGCTGACAGCCTGACACGACCACATTAAATTAACACTTACTATTACCGCTGGAGGAAACTATAAAGCTCATGAGGTCAACAAGAATGTATCTGAGCACAGCGAGACTGGGCCGTGGAAACAAAGCTGTGGTGACTTTAGAACTAGACCCTGTTTGTCTGTATATTTTTGCAAGATGTTTTGCTGAAAGTGTGTTAAATGATATGCTTTATTTAAGGATTTGGgggttatttttcattttatttggctgtattgttatatttattatgCTGGAATTGTTCCAAgggttttatatactgtatatttttgtttaaaatgcctTCTTTTTAGTctattttctgtaattttcaataaataaatatttttttttattaaaacaaagcacGAATTCCTGCAGTTTAACGCTAGAATACCGTAGTTATGTTGCAATTGAAATAGATTGTTGTTGATCCAGTTTGGTGCTGGAGAGTTCACACAGTTTAGTTGTGAGTTTGGAAGCAGTATTTCCTGTTATCAGTGTGAAAGAAGTGTGAGTTCTATGTTGTGGGTGTAAATCAGCAGTCAAGTGGCATGGTGGAGTTGGCATGTTCGTTTCACTGCAGTCAATGTTGTTCTTTTGATTTATACAGGAGCGAAAGTGAGTCCTATTCAACACCGCCCCCTTGTGGACATTCCCTTAAATCCATGGAATGTTGTGCAACAAGTTTTGCGGTAGTGTAGCAAAAATGTTTGAATTCTcgcaaacaaaaagtactgataaTAATTGTTGCTTAATCATTCAGTAGTTCATAACTGTTGGACAACCTAATTGATACAGAAGTACCCAGAAGTACcaaactataaaacaaacaaggtgtAACAGTAGTACAGATGACGTAACTTAGAAGTGCTTAATCTTCACACAAACCGGACTAAAACTGTATGAACATGTGTGTAAACAAAGGCTGAATGCCAAATGCAATTTATGTTGAATCTGGTATATACGATCAACATCTGTTCGTTGCATGTGAGATCATACCTTTCAATAGAGTCTAAAAATCAATCTTACAACTGACCATACAGCAAAACCTCCAGTATCCAAACAAATTGAGTTCAGGGGTGTTTTATGAATTGTAATAAACCACATTGTTACAATAATTAAGAAACCTCTAAATAAAAGTTCTAATGCAAATCCTTTACCTTCCAATAAGAAATAGTGCCCTGTAGTAAAATACCCAAAATAGGGGTGGGATTCTCTTTTCAATTAAGAGAATTCCTACACACAAAAAGGGCAGGTTTCCAGGAGGCTGTTCGGATAACAGACGGTAATCAAGATTTGTCTGTACATCAGTTTGTACCTGTCTTGAATATATAAAAGAGCCCaattaattacagtacattatattttgCCTCTGAGGTTAGTTACAGCTGGATTACACCCTATTATACATTTGCagtgtatcctgaaatcatacaAATTCAGCTTGAacttttcttaatatttaaattgtattcgGTTGGTACCTAAAGAAAACG from Polyodon spathula isolate WHYD16114869_AA chromosome 31, ASM1765450v1, whole genome shotgun sequence encodes:
- the LOC121303057 gene encoding activin receptor type-1C-like; amino-acid sequence: MRTLLALLVLASSAIQSEGLKCHTCVSANVDECNRQGSQSCPQYADACSTITGTNTVMKSCTYKAFCDKAHNSNSGMKMDCCFTEDCNGPHKGKSASHNAGAALFYNPALMFGALLTKLAFSRL